One Urocitellus parryii isolate mUroPar1 chromosome 8, mUroPar1.hap1, whole genome shotgun sequence DNA window includes the following coding sequences:
- the Gclc gene encoding glutamate--cysteine ligase catalytic subunit codes for MGLLSQGSPLSWEETKRYADHVRRHGILQFLHIYHAVKDRHKDVLKWGDEVEYMLVSFDHENKKVQLVLSGEDVLETLQEKGERTNPNHPTLWRPEYGSYMIEGTPGQPYGGTMSEFNTVEDNMRKRRKEATSVLEENQALCTITSFPRLGCPGFTLPEYKPNPVEGGASKSLFFPDEAINKHPRFSTLTRNIRHRRGEKVVINVPIFKDKNTPSPFIETFPDDEAAKASKPDHIYMDAMGFGMGNCCLQVTFQACSISEARYLYDQLATICPIVMALSAASPFYRGYVSDIDCRWGVISASVDDRTREERGLEPLKKNNYRISKSRYDSIDSYLSKCGEKYNDIDLTIDKEIYQQLLQEGIDHLLAQHVAHLFIRDPLTLFEEKIHLDDANESDHFENIQSTNWQTMRFKPPPPNSDIGWRVEFRPMEVQLTDFENSAYVVFVVLLTRVILSYKLDFLIPLSKVDENMKVAQKRDAVLQGMFYFRKDICKGGNAVVDGCGKAQSSSEPATEEYTLMSIDTIINGKEGVFPGLIPILNSYLENMEVDVDTRCSILNYLKLIKKRASGELMTVARWMREFIAHHPDYKQDSVITDDMNYSLILKCNQIANELCECPELLGPAFRKVKYSGSKTDSSN; via the exons gTGGAATACATGTTGGTGTCTTttgatcatgaaaataaaaaagtccaGTTGGTCCTGTCTGGAGAAGATGTTCTTGAAACTTTACAAGAGAAGGGGGAAAGAACAAACCCAAA TCATCCTACCCTTTGGAGACCAGAGTATGGGAGTTACATGATTGAAGGAACACCCGGGCAGCCCTATGGAGGAACGATGTCTGAGTTCAACACAGTTgaggacaacatgagaaaacgcCGGAAGGAGGCTACTTCTGTACTAGAAGAAAATCAGGCTCTTTGCACTATAACTTCATTTCCCAG attaggCTGTCCGGGGTTCACCCTGCCTGAGTACAAACCCAACCCAGTTGAAGGAGGAGCTTCCAAGTCCCTCTTCTTTCCAGATGAAGCAATAAACAAGCACCCCCGCTTCAG TACCTTAACAAGAAATATCCGGCAtaggagaggagaaaaggttGTCATCAATGTACCAA TATTTAAGGACAAGAACACACCATCTCCATTCATAGAAACATTTCCAGATGATGAGGCAGCAAAGGCTTCCAAGCCAGATCATATTTACATGGATGCCATGGGATTTGGGATGGGAAATTGCTGTCTTCAG GTGACATTCCAAGCCTGCAGCATATCTGAGGCAAGATACCTTTATGATCAGTTGGCCACTATCTGTCCAATTGTT atggCTTTGAGTGCTGCATCTCCTTTTTACCGAGGCTATGTGTCAGACATTGATTGTCGATGGGGAGTGATTTCTGCATCTGTAGATGATAGAACTCGAGAGGAGAGAGGACTGGAG ccaCTGAAGAAGAATAATTATAGGATTAGTAAATCCCGATATGATTCAATAGACAGCTACTTATCTAAGTGTGGTGAGAAGTACAATGATATCGACTTGACCATAGATAAAGAAATCTACCAGCAACTGCTTCAGGAAG GCATTGATCATCTCCTGGCCCAACATGTTGCCCATCTCTTTATTAGAGACCCACTGACTCTGTTTGAGGAGAAAATACATCTGGATGATGCCAATGAGTCTGACCATTTTGAG aatattcagTCCACAAATTGGCAGACAATGAGATTTAAGCCCCCTCCTCCAAACTCAGACATTGGATGGAGAGTAGAATTCCGACCCATGGAG GTGCAGTTAACAGACTTTGAGAACTCTGCCTATGTGGTGTTTGTGGTCCTGCTCACCAGGGTGATCCTATCATACAAATTGGATTTTCTAATTCCACTGTCAAAG GTTGATGAAAACATGAAAGTAGCACAGAAACGAGATGCTGTTCTGCAGGGAATGTTTTATTTCAGGAAAGATATTTGCAAAG GTGGTAATGCTGTAGTGGATGGGTGTGGCAAAGCCCAGAGCAGCTCGGAGCCGGCTACAGAGGAGTACACCCTCATGAGCATAGACACCATCATCAATGGGAAG GAAGGTGTGTTTCCTGGACTCATACCGATTCTGAACTCTTATCTTGAAAACATGGAAGTGGATGTGGATACCAGATGTAGTATTCTGAACTACTTAAAGCTAATTAAGAAGAGAGCGTCTG GTGAACTGATGACGGTTGCTAGATGGATGAGAGAATTTATAGCACACCATCCTGACTACAAGCAAGATAGCGTAATAACTGATGACATGAACTATAGCCTTATTTTGAAGTGTAACCAAATTGCAAATGAATTATGTGAATGCCCAGAGTTACTAGGACCAGCATTTAGGAAAGTAAAATACAGTGGAAGTAAAACTGACTCTTCCAACTAA